One stretch of Bombina bombina isolate aBomBom1 chromosome 7, aBomBom1.pri, whole genome shotgun sequence DNA includes these proteins:
- the TUBB gene encoding tubulin beta chain: MREIVHIQAGQCGNQIGAKFWEVISDEHGIDPTGTYHGDSDLQLDRISVYYNEATGGKYVPRAILVDLEPGTMDSVRSGPFGQIFRPDNFVFGQSGAGNNWAKGHYTEGAELVDSVLDVVRKEAESCDCLQGFQLTHSLGGGTGSGMGTLLISKIREEYPDRIMNTFSVVPSPKVSDTVVEPYNATLSVHQLVENTDETYCIDNEALYDICFRTLKLTTPTYGDLNHLVSATMSGVTTCLRFPGQLNADLRKLAVNMVPFPRLHFFMPGFAPLTSRGSQQYRALTVPELTQQVFDAKNMMAACDPRHGRYLTVAAVFRGRMSMKEVDEQMLNVQNKNSSYFVEWIPNNVKTAVCDIPPRGLKMAVTFIGNSTAIQELFKRISEQFTAMFRRKAFLHWYTGEGMDEMEFTEAESNMNDLVSEYQQYQDATAEEEEDFNEEAEEEA, encoded by the exons ATGAGGGAGATCGTGCACATCCAGGCCGGCCAGTGTGGTAACCAAATTGGAGCCAAG TTTTGGGAGGTGATTAGCGATGAACATGGAATCGACCCAACAGGGACATACCATGGAGACAGTGACTTACAGTTGGACAGAATTAGTGTCTACTACAATGAAGCCACAG GTGGTAAATATGTCCCTCGAGCCATTCTGGTCGATCTGGAGCCAGGAACAATGGACTCTGTCCGATCTGGTCCATTCGGACAGATCTTTAGGCCTGACAACTTTGTATTTG GCCAAAGTGGGGCTGGAAACAACTGGGCCAAGGGCCACTATACTGAAGGAGCAGAACTGGTTGACTCAGTGCTTGATGTCGTAAGGAAAGAGGCAGAGAGCTGTGACTGCCTGCAGGGATTCCAACTCACCCACTCTCTTGGAGGTGGTACAGGCTCTGGTATGGGCACCCTTCTTATCAGCAAGATCCGAGAGGAGTACCCAGACAGAATCATGAATACCTTCAGTGTGGTGCCCTCTCCCAAGGTGTCAGATACTGTAGTAGAACCATACAACGCAACACTCTCAGTGCATCAACTGGTGGAGAACACAGATGAGACCTACTGTATTGACAATGAGGCTCTGTATGACATCTGTTTCCGCACGCTCAAGTTAACCACACCAACCTATGGAGACCTGAACCATCTGGTCAGTGCTACCATGAGTGGGGTAACAACTTGCTTACGTTTCCCAGGCCAGCTGAATGCTGACCTTCGTAAACTGGCTGTCAACATGGTTCCCTTCCCACGTCTTCACTTCTTCATGCCTGGATTTGCTCCACTCACCAGCCGAGGAAGCCAGCAGTACCGTGCACTGACTGTGCCAGAACTCACCCAGCAGGTGTTCGATGCCAAGAACATGATGGCTGCATGTGACCCACGCCATGGAAGATATCTGACAGTGGCAGCAGTATTCCGTGGACGCATGTCCATGAAGGAGGTGGATGAGCAGATGCTTAATGTTCAGAACAAAAACAGCAGCTACTTCGTAGAATGGATCCCCAACAATGTCAAGACAGCTGTGTGTGACATCCCACCACGTGGTCTTAAAATGGCCGTCACCTTTATTGGTAACAGCACAGCCATCCAAGAGCTGTTCAAACGCATCTCAGAGCAGTTTACTGCCATGTTCCGTCGCAAGGCCTTTTTGCATTGGTACACAGGAGAGGGGATGGATGAGATGGAGTTTACCGAAGCCGAGAGCAACATGAATGACCTTGTCTCTGAGTACCAACAGTATCAAGATGCTACAGctgaggaagaggaagactttaaTGAAGAGGCAGAAGAGGAGGCTTAA